The following DNA comes from Salvelinus sp. IW2-2015 linkage group LG1, ASM291031v2, whole genome shotgun sequence.
AAGGGTGGACTGGCCATCTTGCATTTCAGKCAAATGCCAAATAGACCAGCCCATTGGGCCTGTCTAACTTGTATTTGTTGTGCAAAATGACAATTACTTGACTAATAATGGGGGCCTCGGTAAAAAAATGGTCCGGTCTGGGGGCCTGGAGGGAAAAAAATGGTCCGTGAGGGGGCCTCGAGGGYAAAAATTGCACGGTGTGTTAGCAATGCCGGGGCAGATTTCTGGTTCCAGTCCACCCCCTGATTAATTAGCCTATGACAATATTAGGACTTATCCTTTAACAGGATAGTGGGTAATGTAATGAAAGATTCACCTGGTTGTTCCCTACCGTCTCCTACACTTGTCCTGTGCTCATTGTTGTAGTCTCTTGTTTACAGCCCCAGACCACTGCTGTCTGGCAGCCCCACAGAGGGCCCCGTGGGCATGCGGACAGGGAGCATCTCCTCACCTCACTGCCTTCACAGCACTCCTCCACAGTGGGACCCCACGAATGACCTGCGCACCATCGCCAAAAACTTCTTCTACCTTGATACCTCAGGTAATGCAAATCGAATATTCAAACTGTAAACTCCATCCATCCCTGAAACCCTGTCATGGTTGTAATGTTTTTGGTAACAGGAGCTACTTGCGTTTCAATTCATCCAGTCGACTGTTTACTACAGGATTACTAAAATCTAAACCATTGAATAAGTGAATAAactttgacctctctctctgcaggctggtACTGGGGAGCCATCACAGCAGGTCAGGCCCATGCAGCTCTGCAGGCAGCGTCAGAAGGGGCCTTTCTGATTCGAGACAGCAGCCATCCCCTGTACATGCTGACCCTGTCTGTTAGGACTGCCCGTGGCCCCACCAGCATACGCATCCAGTACAGTGGAGCCCGGTTTCTGCTAGACTCCAGCTCGCCAGCCCGACCCAGCCTTTTGTCCTTTCCTGACGTGCCTAGCATGGTGCAGTACTATGTAGGACCAACGAGGAAGGTGCAGAAGGGCAAGGTGGAGGAGACTCATGGCGCACAGCCCGCCCAGAGGACAGTTCAGGAGAGCACAGTATTGCTGAAGCTTAAGCGGGCCCTGCACAAGCCCCAGGCCTTCCCCTCCCTCCAGCACCTCACACGCCTCACCATCAACCGCAGCACAGGCTGTCCGGACCAGCTGCCACTGCCACGCCCACTAGTGCGCTACCTGCAGGACTACCCCTTCCATGTATGAGGGTCCTCTGTTGCTGAATTAAACGAAACAGTTCAACTAAACCTTGAGGAGCACTGTCAGTAAGAGGTCCCTGGCAGCTGGAAACAACATCACTGCACTGGCAACTAATGGAGCCACATCAGACATACGGTTGGTCATGAGACCATGTTTGggaaagaaccttccagaaaatgGTGCCTGGTTTTGGATTTCTCAGAGGGAAGTGGGGTTCTGTGTACCCCCCCCCAATTCAGAGGTGATTCACTGGAAAACACAACATGGTGCTAACTGTAGTGTCTCCTCGTGCTATGAGGGTACAGGTTCTTTCTGTTTCTGAGCAGTGAATTGCTTTTCAGTCAGATGTAAATTGTTTAATTTTTTGTTTAGTCAACATTGTCACTTTTTTACCCCCCCGACACTGTACATATccctttttttattaaaacaatatTCAACATGAGTTATACTGCTCCTGTCTTCAATGTCCCATTGTCTTTTGGTGGGTGAAATGCCACAGAGCTTCATAGCCTATATccacaaaattaaataaaaatgggtTGCGTGGGCAGTGTCCCCAAWCTCAGTTATCTGAAGCTGTCTTTGTTATAAAGAGATTAAACCCCCCTCAGGTATAAGTGTGTACACAGCAGAATCGACGAGGCAGTATAGGCTGGATTCAATGTGCTTTTGTGTAAGAGTGAATCTGAGTCAGCAGCCTAGTCAGCGGGGAGGGCGAATCCCTGGATTCGTAGAACTACTGAATGCCTTCTGGGAGGGTGAAATTCTGAGAGGGAGGGTTCTAAGAAAAGCCTCTCAGTAATTACCTTCAGCCTACTACTCGCTCTGTCACTATCACCCTCCTTTattgccacacaaacacacattagcaCCTACAACGTCCTCCGGTATAAATGTAGCCCATCTACGATATGTATTTGTGCGTGTTTGTGAATTTCTACATTATTTGAGATCagtagtgtgtacagtacgtgGCAGATGGATGGTGGGTGTTGAGGCTGGTCTGAAGCCAGTGAAACAGGATCCATATCTCACAGTCTCAATGTTGGTCCTGATCTGTGTTGCACTCCTTTTTTTGAAGGATGCAGAAACGAGGCCTATAAGGGATAGAGAATATGAATCGGGCGTTCAATATTAATACATTTCTTGATCGAAGATTTTGTAAATGGAGTTATTTAACAAAGATATAGCACTCTGATTTACTCCTGACCTGTCAGTGATGTCACGATGCGTGTGCAAGTAGTGTAACTCTTTAACACTTTCCTCTACCCACTGCTGGATGAGATGTGGATGACGTGGGTCTACTTCCAAGTATACACGACTGCAAGACAGGAAGAAATGAAAACACAGTGAAGTGAAACTTCTCAAACCATTGAAAAACAGGGATTGAAGTGGTGAAACCTGCTTTACAATAGATCCAACAGTGACTAGACAGAAAGCTTCTCAGTGTGCGCCACAAAACGGTACATTAAAATAATACTGGCCTACTGTGACTATTCCCTTAAACAAACAGTGGCCTGCATAAACACTTCCAATACAGTTTGGAGCTCCAGAACTGACTTGAGTTTCACCATATGGATATGATGAGAGGTAAGGTCACTAGGAACAATGGGGGAAGGGATATTATACAGATAGCAATGATACATTCATATTGACCAATTTCAAGGGTGTGATTTTATGTTGTGTTCTAGATGCAGAAAATACACCCAGTGCCTTACCCATGGTTTGATAAGAGCTTTGGAGCCAGAGTCAGAATGTGTCTTATCACCTGCATGCCATCTTTCCCCCCATCCAGAGCAGCATGGTCCTCAAACCTGAGGATGTCAGCACAGAACACTAGTTCATATACCTCCATTTGAACTCGaagtgtgcgtgcgtttgtgtgtgcatgcgactGCTCGTCTCACCTGAGGATTTCAGGTTCAAGTGATGTCATATCCTCTGAGAACAGGTACGGAGGGTTGCTGACCAAAGTGGAGACTGGACTGCACATGCTCACAATTGTGTCTGCATCTAGAACATAACATAAAATCACACCCTTGAAATGTGCAAATATGAATGTAACATCTGTATGGTTTATCTTCCTTTACCGATTTTATAATATCCCTTCCCCATCATTCCTATTGAKCTTACCTCTCATCACATCCATATGGTGAACCTCAAGTCGGTCCTGGAACCCCAAACTGTAACATACATACAATCAGGTTTGCACATATTCACAAAACATGAATTAATGTCGCTAATCAAAGTAAAATTGATATCCTGTGTTTTCATGATTACCTMTGTGAGTTCTCTCTTGTCAGATCCACAGCATCCTTGTTTTTATCTAYAGCAATCGCtctgagctgagagagagaaactaacaTATCAGTGTTTGAGTGAAGGGGCTCAGAGATCAAGGAACATGATAtgaaagaaagggagaaagtaAAAGAGCGGGAGAGCACACCTGTGGGAGGCTTTTAAGTAAACTGAGGGAGATAGCACCAGAGCCACAACCCACTTCCAGGCACTTGAAGCTGGTCTCCTCACTTAATCCAGTCCCCTGCTTCATCTGGAGATCTGTAAGCACTAGGCCAACCAGCtcctgcacagacagacagatgtgcaACCATAGTTTGACAGAAGGTAATGTCACTGCAATGGACATTCTGACGACAGTCACAGAATTAAATATGTAAATGCACTCTTATCACAAGAGATTATGGTCCCTTGTGTTTCAAATAACTTGTTTTATAGTATGTGTACAAGTgtcttgactagttaaataaaggttKAATAAAaaagtgtacgtgtgtgtactcTCCCGCACCTCAGTTTCAGGCCGGGGGATAAASACGGGAGGTCTCATCTTCAGTGTCAGATCTCTGAAGTCCCACTCTTCAATCACATACTGCAGTGGCATTCTGAACACACAGCACATTTCACATGTTCACACAACGTAGGCTACACTTTCCAATGAAATTCTTAGCCTTTCACAGAGACAGAAGAATAGGTCAAGTGCACCGTCACTGACTGTAGCACGTTAAAACTAAGCTTGTATGTACCTGGTGAGACGTCTGGTACAGAGCTCccatgtctgctctgtctgttcttGTGTCAGGAATTCAGCCAGCCTGTCCTGTCCAATGCCCTCTAACTGCGAGGGGAAGAGGTTGAGGGTTAGATGATTCCTTCAGTGGGAGACCGATAGACTGAGAAGGATAAAAAGTGGAAAGGTGAACATGCAAATTTTGGGTTCAGAAACTCACTGTTTTAGCACCAAGCAAATGTGCAATGATGTACTGGCTGGAGAGATGTGGCTCTGAGACACCTCTTTGCTGGAAATGGCCTGTCCATAACTTGACAGCTTGCMCCACCGTGAGCCTGCTAGCTGTAGGTAAGGCTGGGACGCATTCAGCCACAAACGGAGACGTGCACAGCCactggaggaagggagggaacgAGACAGCAATAGAGAGAATATTATGAGGATATATTACGAGGATATTACGAGGCTTCATTCAATAATTAATTCCAGTTATGGTAATACTGTAAACAACGCACTTTCCTGGCAATCCACGTGCAACACTTTATAGGAAAGGTCATCTTTATTTACCTTGTGTCCAATAAATCCGTCTTTAAGTGGTTTAAAGCCGTTATAAACCTCGTTCAATGGTCTTCGTAATCGTATCCACATGGTATTCCACTTTCTCTTGACACAAGACCAACATGTGAATGTAGCTAATAAGCGTTTGACTATATTAATGAATATTGTGTAAAACCAGCTGAATGTGGTCTAAGTAAGTTGACTGTACTAACTATTAAATACAAAAGAACCAACCATTTAAATCATTCATTAGGGGTATTCACTTCCGGGCAtcattcatttttcagaataataGTGCATCAGATTAATTCATAAATCTTTCCAGAATAAAAGTTAACTGTATTATGTCGATCCATACAATTAGGATGAAGTTAAATTCAGTTATATTTTTAAGAAGCAAATTGCAGTACATGCATCAAATTAGTTCATACTGGATctacatttatttaacatttactaTAAAGATTTAATTTCCCAAATCTGACATCCATCAACTTGTTTGGCGTGTCCTGGAACGTACCCATCAGTAATGCGCAGTACGGYTAATTATTATGTTCGGGAActccaccatgtttcatcgaTAGCGCAAGGTTGTTGTTAACCATATAGCCAGCTAGCATACCACTTGTTCGATTGTATTTACGCTGTGGTATATTTTTTGCATGACATTTAAACAAATTGGTCGTCAATTGCAAGGAAATACAAGAGGATCCAGTTGTATGTTTACACATTAGCCAGAGAGTTAAGTTAGCTAGAGATAGCTGGACTAGCTAGCTAGGGTAGACTGTCAASAACaacccttccctgctctgtcaGGAATTAGGAGTCAtcatagctactagctagctacagtaacaagAGAGTGTTAGATACACAGCTACTGTAGGTCTTCAAAAATACTTATCTTCAATTGAGCATTCACATTGTCTGAGACCTGAGTAAGAGATTGACGCAGTTGGAGTTGCTTTCTTTCTTTATTATACTACCTGAAGTTTAAAGTCCTCTTTACAACGTCTTCATGGGGATGAGTCGAATAGAGTGTATATTTTTTAGTGAGTTTCACCCCACACTGGGACCAAAGATTACTTACCAGGtaggtgtacagtacagtatatgttttgaCAGTTTTTGCAACGAGTGTCAAGCTAACTTTTTAATCAAATCgcaatttatttgtcacatgcttcgtagacaaccTGGCGGGTAGActtacagtgaactgcttacttacgggtccttttccaacaatgcagagttaaagataagatcAAAAATAGAAATGGTGACGCAGTGAATAACGAGTAAATATAACATGGTTACACAGtggagtaaaaatactttaatgtactacttaagtagttttctttgtggtatctgtactttactatttatatttttgacaacttttactttgctACATTCCTTGAAAAAATAGTgttctttttactccatacattttacKtgacacccaaaagtactcgttacattttgaatgcttagcaagactcactaaacacaaatgcttggtttgtaaattatgtctgKGTCTTGGAGGGTCCCCTGGCTATCGATAAATAAGTAAAAAACTYCAACGGTGccctctggtttgcttaatatatatatatatatttatttaaaaccaaattcttttagacttttactcaagtagtattttaccgggtaactttcatttttacttgagtaatttttacttttaatctttacttttactcaagtattacaattgggtactttttccacaactggcTATAAATAGGMTTTAGAAAATAACATGGGTATACAGGGAGTATAAGTACTAAGTTAATGTGCAGAGGCACAAAGTAATTMAGGTacctatgtactgtactgtacatacaatacattcgtaaagtattcagaacacttgacttttaacacattttgttatgttacaggcttattctaaaatggattattaactgggtggttccagctctgaatgctgattagctgacagctgtggtatatcagaccgtataccacgggtgtgacacaacatttatttttactgctctaatctatctaggcaagttagttaagaacaaattcttatttacaatgactgcctaccaaaagcaaaaggcctcctgcggggacagggattaaaaaatatatattctcccccgatttctcagtttggccaggcggccagctctaggaagagtcttggtggttccaaacttcttccatttaagaatgatggaggccactgtgttcttgggaaccttcaatgctgcagaaatgttttggtacccttccccagatctgtacctcaacaTGACCCTGTCTCGTAGCGCtatgtacaattccttcgacctcatggtcgTAGTGCtatgtacaattccttcgacctcatggtcgTAGTGCtatgtacaattccttcgacctcatggtcgTAGTGCtatgtacaattccttcgacctcatggtcgTAGTGCtatgtacaattccttcgacctcatggtcgTAGTGCtatgtacaattccttcgacctcatggtcgTAGTGCTgtgtacaattccttcgacctcatggcttgggttttacTCCgatatttaccacaggtggactccagtcacgTTGTATAATCGTCTtaaggatcaatggaaacaggatgcacctgagctcaatttcgagtctcataccaaagggtctcaatacttatgtaaataattttttattttcaatacatttgaaaacgtttagaaaaacctgttttcgctttgtcgttatggggtattgtgtgtagattgatgagtaattttttttattgaatccattttagaataaggctttaacgtaacaaatgtggaaaaagtcaaggggtctgaatactttccgaatgcactgtataggtaggggtaaagtgactatcaGCAGCTTATGTGGTGAGTATGAGAGTGCatcagtttgagtgtgtgtgttgggggtatcagtaagtgtgtgtgggtagagtccagtgtgtgcatagagtcactGCTAAAGAGTTAGTGCCAAAAAAGGTAAATGCAAGTAGTCcgggtgtaaccgatgtgaaatggctagctagttagcggtYgtgcgcgctaatagcgtttcaatcggtgacYtcactcgctttgagaccttgaagtagtggttccccttgctctgcaagggccgtggcttttgtggagcgatgggtaacgatgcttcgtgggtgactgttgttgatgtgtgcagagggtccctggttcgcgcccgggtcggggcgaggggacggactaaagttatactgttacacgggtagccctttgattagctgtttagaagtcttatggcttgggggtagaagctgttcagggtccagttggttccagacttgggggattggtactgcttgctgtgctgtagcagcaagaacagtctgtggcttgggAGGCTGGAggctttgacacttttttgggccttcctctgacattatctggtatagaggtcctggatggtacgAAGCtcagccccagtaatgtactgggccgtacgcactactctgtagtgccttgcggtcggatgccaagcagttgccatactggtgatgcagtcagtcaagatgctctcgatggtgcagctgtagaactttttgaggatctgagggcccatgccaaataatttcagtctcctgagggggaagtggCATTGTTGTGCTcttttcacgactgtgttggtgtatttggaccatgatagatccttagtgatgtggacaccgaggaacttgaagctctcgacccgctccactacagccctgtcgatgtggatgggagcGTGCTCGTCCcgtccgtttcctgtagtccacgatcagctcctttgtcttgctgacattaagggagaggttgttctcctggaaccacactgccagYtctctgacttcctccctataagctgtctcattgttgtcggtaatcaggactaccaccgtcgtgttgtcggcaaacttagtgatgttgtcggcaaacttagtGATGATGTTGTAGTTGtccgtggccacgcagtcgtgggtgaacacYgagtacaggaggggactaagcacgcacctctgaggggcccccgtgttgagggtcagcatggctgTGTTAttgcctatcctcaccacctgggggcgggctgtcaggaagtccaggatccagtttgagggaggtgttcagtcccagagtccttagcttagtgataagcttcgagggcacaatggtgttgaatgctgagctgtagtcaatgaacagcattctcacatactgtaggtgttccgtttgtccaggtgggagagggcaataaagattgtgtcatctgtggatctgttgggYCTGTGTTCTATCTTTTCCCATCTTTGTATTGTGTTCTATCCTTTCCAGGTTCCAGAGGAGTACATATCCCGTGAGCTCTTTGACACAGTACAGGTGTACATCATTACCAAACCAGAACTGCAGAACAAACTCATAACTGTGTACGTACACTTGGGAATTTACATTAGGATATTCTTATTCATGGTCCAATTTAACAACAGGTcttatttttctctcctcttgtgtctgttacttgaactatgtgaaYaatttatttgggctgcaatttcttcctttcctgtggcggtcctcacaagagccaatttcatcatggcgcttgatggtttttgtaactgcacattTTCCGAatagactgaccttcatgtcttaaagtaatgatggactgtcgtttctcttcgcttatttgagcggttcttgccataatatggacttgtctttGATTGATGTAGAACGGCCATGGGGAAGAAGTTAATTGGTTGTCCGGTGTGRATCGAGCACAAGAAGTACAGCCGTAATGCTCTGCTCTTTAACCTGGGCCTTGTATGCGATGCAAGGACCAAGACCTGTGCCCTTGAGCCAATTGTCAAGAAGCTGTCAGGGTACCTCACAACGCTGGAGGTAAAAGGATCTCCCTGGAGGCTAGTGCTCTTTTTCAAAACATCACAAGATCTGAATGTCTTAtgggatatatacagtggggagaacaagtatttgatacattgccgattttgcaggttttcctacttacaaagcatgtagaggtctgtaattttttttaaatcataggtacacttcaactgtgagagacggaatctaaaacaaaaatccagaaaatcacattgtatgatttttaagtaatttgcattttattgcatgacataagtatttgatacatcagaaaagcagaacttaatatttggtacagaaacctttgtttgcaattacagagatcatacgtttcctgtagttcttgaccaggtttgcacacactgcagcagggattttggcccactcctccatacagaccttctccagatccttcaggtttcggggctgtcgctgggcattacggactttcagctccctccaaagattttctattgggttcaggtctggagactggctaggccactccaggaccttgagatgcttcttacggagccactccttagttgtcctggctgtgtgtttcatgtcgttgtcatgctggaagacccagccacgacccatcttcaatgctcttactgagggaaggaggttgttggccaagatctctcgatacatggccccatccatcctcccctcaatctgtctcttatacacatctagatgtgtataagagacagcctcacggttgggatggtgttcttggggttgtactcatccttcttcttcctccaaacacggcgagtggagtttagaccaaaaagctctatatTTGTCtgatcagaccacatgacctgctcccattcctcctctggatcatccagatggtcattggaaaacttcagacgggcctggacatgcgctggcttgagcagggggaccttgcgtgcgctgcaggattttaatccatgacggcgtagtgtgttactaatggttttctttgagactgtggtcccagctctcttcaggtcattgaccaggtcctgccccgtagttctgggctgatccctcaccttcctcatgatcattgatgccccacgaggtgagatcttgcatggagccccagaccgagggtgattgaccgtcatcttgaacttcttccattctccaataattgcgccaacagttgttgccttctcatcaagctgcttgcctattgtcctgtagcccatcccagccttgtgcaggtctacaattttatccctgatgtccttacacagctctctggtcttggccattgtggagaggttggagtctgtttgattgagtgtgtggacaggtgtcttttatacaggtaacgagttcaaacaggtgcagttaatacaggtaKtgagtggagaacaggagggcttcttaaagaaaaacgaacaggtctgtgagagctggaattcttactggttggtaggtgatcaaatacttatgtcatgcaataaaatgcaaattacttaaaaatcatacaatgtgattttctggatttttgttttagattccgtctctcacagttgaagtgtacctatgattaaaaaaattacagacctctacatgctttgtaagtaggaaaacctgcaaaatcggcagtgtKtcaaatacttgttctccccactgtaggtcaaAGTGTTAATATTTCTCTTTATTTTGCAGCTGGAGAGTGGGTTCATATCGAATGAGGAGAGCAAACAGAAACTGCTACCTATTATGTCCACGTTGTTAGAGGAGCTAAATGCTACCGGAGCCTGTACCTTACCCATCGGTATGTGTGCATTTGTACTCAGCAATGTGTCAGACAGTCTTttatctttctctcacacaccatTCGTTCCCTCCCTCTTATTTAGATGAGTCCAATACAATCAACCTGAAGTTGATTGAGCAGCGCAGGGACCCTCTGATCGTGCAGGAATACGACGTGCCTGTCTTCACTCAGTGCAAAGACCACTTCATCAAATCCCAGTGGGATCTRACTACTCAACAGGTAGGTCTTTCCGCCACCCCGACAGTGGCTCACACAGATAGACCAACGCCTCATCCATACCGGAAGCGTACCTACAGTGTGGCTGACATCCCATCAAGGGTTTCAGAGAAACAATGATttgtctatacagtaccagtcaaaagtttggacacacctactcattcaagtttttMTtttcatttgtactattttctacattgtagaataatagtgaagacatcagcactatgaaataacacatatggaatcatgtagtaaccaaaaaagtgttaaacaaatcaaaatagattttatatttgagattcttcaaagaagccaccctttgccttgatgacagctttgcacactctWGGCATTCTctctcatgaggtagtcacctggattgcattttaattaacaggtgtgccttgttaaagttaatttgtggaatttctttcctttttaatgcatttgagccaatcagttgtgttgtgacaaggtaggggtggtatacagataaaaggggtccatattatggcaagaacagctcacataagcaaagagatactacagtccatcattactttaagacatgaatgtcagtcaagtTTCTTTAWgtgcagtcccaaaaaccatcaagctctaggatgaaactggctctcatgaggacRgccacaggaaaggaagacctagagtacTGTGCAATGTCATCATGCACCMGTCTCAGATTAAAGCCCTGATGAAAATTATGTTAGAAATGTGTTGAATTCTGTTGTAGATCCTGGCCTACATTGATGGGTTCAGGCATATCCAGAAGATATCTGCAGAAGCGGATGTTGAACTTAATCTAGTCCGGATCGCCGTACAGAATTTACTGTGAGTGCTTTAAAACTGGTAATATGATGCAACAGATAATGAACCCATTGGAATAGATTCTAAGAGAACTTCCTTTATGATGAAACATTTCCCTTTGAAACCATGGAATAGATACTAAGAGAACATTCTTTATGATGCAACAGAAACATGCAACATTTCCCTATGAAACCATGGAATAGATTCTAAGAGAACATTCTTTTTCACAGGTATTATGGTGTTGTAACCTTGGTTTCAATATTTCAGGTAATGAAACTCTCAGTAACAATATCTTCTTTACATAATGTCTTCATCtgaaatgtggtgtgtgtgtgtgtgtgtacagtcctgCTTACACACTGTATGTTGTGTCTCTCCAGTACTCCAATGTGTACTGCACAACCCCTACAGTCCAGAGCCTGATAGATGACAGGTCCATTCAGGAGGAGTGTCTCAACTATGTCACCAAGAAAGGTAACAGCCAGTTTGGAAAGTTGTAGTCAGAACGAGTTAGAATTTGTTACAGTCAGTGTATGATAagttctgctgtctgtgtgcttcAGGACAGAAGAGAGCCTGTTTAAGGGATGTGTTCCAGCTGTACTGCGGTCTGACTCCAGGCACCACAGTTCGCGATCTTTGCTCCCGCTACTCACAGCAGCTGCAGAGGGTAGATGAGAGGTGAGTTACCAATCATCCATGTTGACTCATGATGTTTATGTGGTTGACATAGACCTCAATGTCCATatctatttatttgtttatttgtcagggACRATGTACAACATGCCATTGCACCagatttagctagatagctaatctTCATCTACTCGGAGAAGTGTAGAGAATAGTGTTGTTGATATCATGTGATGCTCAACAGGAGGCTGATCCAGTATGGACTGATGAAGGCTCTCATTCGCCGTCTGCAGAAGTATCCTGTTAAGGTGACACGAGACGAGAGGAGCCGCCCACCACGCCTTTACACTGGTTGCCATAG
Coding sequences within:
- the LOC111970002 gene encoding cytokine-inducible SH2-containing protein gives rise to the protein MILCVQGPRPLLSGSPTEGPVGMRTGSISSPHCLHSTPPQWDPTNDLRTIAKNFFYLDTSGWYWGAITAGQAHAALQAASEGAFLIRDSSHPLYMLTLSVRTARGPTSIRIQYSGARFLLDSSSPARPSLLSFPDVPSMVQYYVGPTRKVQKGKVEETHGAQPAQRTVQESTVLLKLKRALHKPQAFPSLQHLTRLTINRSTGCPDQLPLPRPLVRYLQDYPFHV
- the hemk1 gene encoding MTRF1L release factor glutamine methyltransferase; the protein is MWIRLRRPLNEVYNGFKPLKDGFIGHKWLCTSPFVAECVPALPTASRLTVXQAVKLWTGHFQQRGVSEPHLSSQYIIAHLLGAKTLEGIGQDRLAEFLTQEQTEQTWELCTRRLTRMPLQYVIEEWDFRDLTLKMRPPVFIPRPETEELVGLVLTDLQMKQGTGLSEETSFKCLEVGCGSGAISLSLLKSLPQLRAIAXDKNKDAVDLTRENSXSLGFQDRLEVHHMDVMRDADTIVSMCSPVSTLVSNPPYLFSEDMTSLEPEILRFEDHAALDGGKDGMQVIRHILTLAPKLLSNHGRVYLEVDPRHPHLIQQWVEESVKELHYLHTHRDITDRPRFCILQKKECNTDQDQH
- the nprl2 gene encoding GATOR1 complex protein NPRL2 — translated: MGMSRIECIFFSEFHPTLGPKITYQVPEEYISRELFDTVQVYIITKPELQNKLITVTAMGKKLIGCPVXIEHKKYSRNALLFNLGLVCDARTKTCALEPIVKKLSGYLTTLELESGFISNEESKQKLLPIMSTLLEELNATGACTLPIDESNTINLKLIEQRRDPLIVQEYDVPVFTQCKDHFIKSQWDLTTQQILAYIDGFRHIQKISAEADVELNLVRIAVQNLLYYGVVTLVSIFQYSNVYCTTPTVQSLIDDRSIQEECLNYVTKKGQKRACLRDVFQLYCGLTPGTTVRDLCSRYSQQLQRVDERRLIQYGLMKALIRRLQKYPVKVTRDERSRPPRLYTGCHSYDEICCKTGMSYKELDERLENDPNIIVCWK